From the genome of Vicia villosa cultivar HV-30 ecotype Madison, WI linkage group LG2, Vvil1.0, whole genome shotgun sequence, one region includes:
- the LOC131647532 gene encoding uncharacterized protein LOC131647532: MDPKASIDDNGDNRLYIGNLDLRITEAALLKMFSPYGKIVSEDFLWHTRGPKRGEPRGFAFLQYSTKEEAILAKEKMHGRLACGRPLVVRLASERYAMEVADSSTKPVGEGHKLHLTGGGMGQSSRGAKIAAIKNKLKSLEEDNSRNKKQKQSDNIS, translated from the exons ATG GATCCTAAAGCTTCAATTGATGATAACGGTGACAATAGACTCTACATTGGCAATCTTGATCTCAGAATTACAGA AGCTGCTCTACTCAAAATGTTTTCTCCTTACGGAAAGATTGTGTCGGAGGACTTCTTGTGGCACACTCGAGGTCCAAAACGTGGGGAACCACGCGGTTTCGCTTTTCTACAATATAGCACAAAAGAG GAAGCAATATTGGCCAAGGAGAAAATGCACGGACGGTTAGCTTGTGGCCGGCCATTAGTGGTCCGCCTAGCAAGTGAGAGGTATGCTATGGAAGTAGCAGATAGCTCTACAAAACCAGTAGGCGAAGGGCACAAGTTGCATCTCACTGGTGGCGGCATGGGACAATCAAGCCGTGGTGCGAAAATTGCTGCAATAAAGAACAAGTTGAAGTCTTTAGAGGAAGATAATTCTAGGAACAAGAAACAAAAGCAGAGTGATAATATATCTTGA